GACTGGGGTCTGTTGGGTTTCTTTTTGATGTGATTGGCCTCAGTACTTGGCCTGGGACCCCAGTCGAATGGTCTCTCTCCCAGAGAGTGCCTCTGTCTGGGGGGTATTGGGAGCTGAAGACCCGTCTGTTGGGGTTCCGCCACTTTCTGGCCTGTCTTACGCTCCATATATGCCACCAGGGCGTTGTGCTGCAGGTGCTTCAGGTTTGTTCTTGAGGCGCTTGAGGCAGAAAGGGCACGACCCCGAGTCTCAAAGAGCTTCCTCCGTGCTGCCACCAGCCCCTGCTCTCCAGGTTGCACGTGATCCTGGCACTCACTGTCCAGCGCAAACAGGCCGTCGCTTTCGTTGCTAAAGGAACGACAGGCCAAGTGGCTGGGGCCGGCGCCAAGCTGGTGGAGCTTCTCCGGTTCAGAGTAGCACATCTTTTTCTGCTCCGGAGTCAATCGTTTGCGGCCGCCGATTCGTGAGGGCACCTGGGGCTGAGCCACGTTTGCAGACCTCCTATTTTCGATCTCTGTGTTGGTTTGATCAGGACTCTGTCTGACCTCTTCCACTATGCTCCCTCTTTCGGTCTCCTCAGAGGCTACAGATGGGGTGAGGGTGTCTGTGGACGTCTCCGAATCTTGCGATGAGGAGAAAGCGTGAATCACCGGAGGTCTCAGCTCAGGTTTCGGCCTGGAGCGATGCGCTGATGCCAGTTGCAGATCCCTTCTTTTAAACGACGTCTCCTTCAGGACTTTAGACTGGGCGTCCTTAAGTCTCTCTTTGTAGTACTTTTTATAGGACTCATCCAGGGTGTTACAGGCAACAGAGATGACTCCCCGAGAATCATTCTCGGTCACGTCCGCCTGTGGAGGTCTCCCGTTCGTAATGGACGCATCTCTGACACATGCTTCGTCATCTTTCGCGGCAAATTCAGCATCCTTTTTGGACTGCATCGTTGTCCTGTTAGCTTCAGTGAGATGGTAGAGAAGCGGTGTTGTTTCTTTGCTTATCCGATCACTTGCTACATCTGTCAGTGGTTGTCTTTTCCCCCTCTTTGCCTGCTCCTCCCGGTTAGGCTGGTCGGTTGcttggttgccagccaatgaGGAGACCTCCTTTGTTTGTAAAGTCGAATGTGGGGAGATGTTCTCAGGCCCGCAGTAAAATATGGGATTGTTGGTAGTGTGGCGCCCAATCTCTCGACTCTCTGTGTCAAGTTCTTCAAAGGAATCCCAACTCCGAGAGGAGCGTTTTGAAAACGGGGCGGCTTTGTGATTCTCCTGATCGGAACCTCTTGGGATTAGACTCTGGGTGTCCCTTTCATCCAGGACCTCGTTTATAGGTATAAATAAATTTTCCATTGTGCTGTGacatctttctctctcttttggcTGAGGTCTTTCCAAGACAGTGGAGCATTCACTGGCAGCTTCGCACCCAATCACAGACGCAGAGTGCGTTCTCATTCTGGCTTCCGATTGTTTACATACGCCTGTGACAAAGTAGAACTGACCCTTATGCTGGATGCTGCTGTTGATAAAGCCTGCCTGACCTGCATTCCAAGGGCTATGACCACGAGCTGGCTCCGAACCAATCCAATCATAAGCAGAATGCGCCCTTTTTCGTGGACTCTCAAACTCACCACTGACACCGTCGACCTTGCGCAGATCCTCTCTGCTGCATCCATGACCGCTTGATAGCTGCCTGGGCTTCAAGTGCTCCGACTGGCCTTTGGGAGGTAATTGTCTGGGGAAGTTTGTTGCCTTCTGCTGATTGGAGAGAGCTTTGTTGTCGGTGATGCAAAGATGAGCTGGGTTTATGGACGTTCTGTTTTGTTCGTAAGAGGGAACGTGAGAGCGGTAGCTTGGCAGCTGCAGGATCTCCCCTGCTGGCACTGGCCTTCGATCAGGACTAATGACAGAGGTACTAGTCTCTGGCTTAGCTGTACCCATTTGAGGGACATTTACTCTGTGAGGGagtggatgatgatgattatgggGTCTGGACTGCTGAGGGTCAGTGCTGTGTTGACCATTGTTGTTCTCTGAGTTTTTAGCAGCTGTGAAACGATCTTGTCGTGCTGGGATTGGAGGAGGACCAATGGAAGGGTAATCGGCTAGGGACGGAGCCCGAGGAGCCACCCGTGGTGTTGATTTGTCATTGGTATGGAAATTGCCATTGCCATTCTGGATATGGGTACTATTGCGATAGTTCTGTGAGATGACCTCCATAGATCGGTACAACTGGTCCATGGTTTTTACGTTCGACTGCAGAACCTGGTTGGGATGACAAATGGACTTTAAATATTTAAGTTCAGCATAGTGGCTGAAAGAGCTGGACTGCAGGTCGTCTGGGAAGTGAAGTGAAGGCGGGTAGTCTGGTGCAGTGGAGCCCCCAGAGAAGGAGCTGTAGGCGGAGTCTCCTTTGCCGTGCTGGTGGTGAGCAAGTTGTTCCACAATGCTGCTGTTGGACTTGGCTGGGGAGAGCCGGCTGACGGGCATGCTCAGAGGATGCAGGTCCACGTTGCTCATTCTCTCAAAGTGGAAGCTGTAGGAATCCATGGAATAACGCTGCAGATGTCCAGGATGAAAAAGGGGAGCTTTACTTCCGAGTGCAGTGACATCTGTCTTGCAACTGGCCAAAGTGCCACCAACACATTTACACAAGGTTGTGCAGCGCACAGGTAGGTCGCTCGCTAATTAGGTCATTTTCCCACCCCCTCCTGGCTTATTCAAATCCTCTGGGAATTGTCTGCTCTTAAGTACCtgcagaagaaaacaaaaatggagacCAGCTATTAGACTGAAATATTATTTGGCCCACAAACCAAGCTTATGAGTCATCGTTAAAATCAACATACTAGGTTTTGGAGGTCAAAACAATTAATCACCTGTTTAAGGGAGTTTCCCTGATACTTTGCATCAACCGGGCCTCTAATTAGACCTTGAGCACGTTGCAGCACAAACGTGAAAACATTCTCTGGATTCCGCGGAACTCCAGTGCACAACAGGAATGTTCATGTGACACCTAATGCCTCTTTAAAAGGCATTGTTGCCCTCCCTGTAATACGTCACCTGTATTTTTTCATTGGAACACGAAATCACTAAGTAGACCAGGTAAACATGTATTTTACTGTGATCTGAGCCTCAAAGCCGTGGTTGTGAAATATACCTCTGCAAGTTAACGAGCGGCTTCATGCCAGCATCATTACAATTATTGTGTTGTCATCATGATCTGTGTGCTCGTCATCAACGACGAGTCAACCAGTTCATCGGGACAATGCACTTTGAATGATGCTAACAGGAAGAGATGTGTGCATCAGTTATGTAGCATCTTTTTATGTTCATGTTTTGGctggtattttaaaaaatgacatattttAGAAACACCTTTGTATGCAGTTTAGCTGTACATCAACATGTAAGCAGTAAGatgcttgaaaatgttttgtaagTATTAGAAGTATTTGGATATTAACATGTGGACAAGAATcggaattttatttattttaaaatctttaAACTAAATTCTGATTTATTAATGTGGACTTGCATGTAGCTATTGTCAAGTTTCTTACTTTCGACTGCAGACTGGTTGAGGGTAAATCAACAGCTACTCAACACAACTTCTTAAAAGTCTTAAAAGCTAATTTATGTCTTTTCCAGTCAGGAAActgccaattaaaaaaaaaaaaaaaaaaaaacacacacacacaagtggcCGAGAAatagcaaagaaaagaaaacttaGATGATCCTTGTATAGAGacaaaaaagccaaatgtGTTCAAACTAAATGATTCAAGTGGATTTCATGAAGGCCTTCCGAATCTGCAAGTCCGGAGGCAAAGTGAGAGCGAGTGAGAGAGGCTCCAAAACACGGGAGCGCTCAAGTGGAAGTGATGGAGGGGACAGGCAGCGACACAATGTACAGAGAAGGGGAgtaaagtgggggtgaggcaCAAACGGGGTGACAAATACCCCCACACGCAACTGAGACAAAACATAACAAGCAACCACAGAACTGCATGGAGAAAGAAAGGCACCTGATGGtgtaaaacaatacaaaacttACCTAAAGTTTCAAAGTTGGGCCTGCTCAAGCACAAAATGTCCACGTGCCCtccaaaagagaaaaatcaaGATTGGCCATTCTACTTTCCCAACGTTTAGTCCAGGAGGCGACAGCGCCAAGTAACCAGGCGAACACGACATTAAGAGGGAAGACTTCCAGAGAGTGCCTTCTCCCTCAGAGCACCCCACCCCTCTCTCTGCGACCCGTGTCTGCCTAGTGGGGGCCAGCGATTGGTCGGCCGATGACGTCTGGCTCTGCCGTGCACAATGAGAGCAGCAGAGGGAATATTTCACGTTAGCGCTGAACAACacagagcgagagaaagaaaaaaaagaggcctcGCATTCCTGGCTGGCTTCAAAGACGGAGCACAGCCCGGGCGCCATTCATTCTCAAGGTCCTGAGCCCGGCACATGGAGACTGGCCAAGGcaggaggggggaggaggaggaggagaaagaaggaAGCGGGGGGTGGCTGAGTGGACGGGTGACCTCTGGAGGCCTGCACCACCCCCACCAAAAATCTCAAAAGATTAATGATAAATATGTacgacatattttttttctttttcttttgcacgCCCAGTCATTAAGAGAGTCATGACTAAAGCCTGTGCAACGTTCAACTCCTGTGTTATTATCATTGCCCTCTTTTAATTATTAACATTGCCAGAGCCAGCGTCATCCTAGCCTACTTTctcaatgtcattttaaacgCACCCACAGTGGCTGAAAATGTGGATGGACAACATACTAGAGGTGGAGAAAGGAGGATCATCGCGTGGCGTGCTTCTTAACCACAATACTAACAACACTTTCTCACGAAGTGGCCGAGATTGTTTCCAAATTGGGAACCGGATGGCCTTGACCTCTTTAGGTTTACTCTTcgtgaaaatgacatttccccaaaaatcaaTGACATAACACGAACTGAGTCTTCCGCAGGACATGGCACTCCTATTGTCCATGTCCaaagagaaaagaagagaaaggtGGAAGGTTGTAGTCTTAGGGAAGGTCTAGTTGCCATGTGATTGGATGGACCTTGTGTTGCCAGGCAGTGCTCACGCTGCCGTCTTAAAATCTGCTGTCACACTCTAATAAGCTCGACATTCCTGCCCTCCATCCAGCACAAACACATGACGATATCCAACCTTTACAGCGATTGTGTGGTCCCATTAGACTTTAGATATCACACAATCAAGCATTCTGTAAGCCTGGCCGCTTAACTATTAACCAGGATTTATACTACGCTTACTCAGATTTGCCAGAAGACTGACCTGTGCCGCTGATAACcttcaaatgacttttcagCAATTACTTTTGCATTATGGACCCCACGGGACTTTTTGGGGGATGTAGTAATCTGATCTTTTCATGCTTACTTTATCAGTAGACATTCCTTTACACTAGAAATACAGATAGAAGTCATGGCATtggtttgggggaaaaaaaaatcatctgccAACAAAGGAGGTGTGCCCTGCCAAGCACTCATTGGTTTGGCAAAAACCATGATGAAAAGTAATTGAGGACGCACCCAACCAACATCAAGAGGAACCGGTTCGACATGGTTAAAATACTTACTACATTTGTACAGGAAATGGTTTCGAACAATATATCATTcaagacaaataaacaagGTCTGCCTGAGAACAAAAACACCCGGAACGTGTGAAAGGACAAACTGAGTGAGGGGTTAAAATAACATTCAGAAGACCAGATGACCCCAGCAGGAGACTCGGGACAAACACCGCAggactaaaaaaacaacagcaagtgACCCACTTCCTACTCAAAGATGGGAAAAGACTCCATCATTACAGAAAAATGTTACAGTGAAGGGAAGAAAACAAGCACTATTGTTCTTGAGTCTCACTCTTCCGCAGTCCCTGAGGACACGCTGTCAGCAGTCCAAGCCAGCACTTCAGACTTTTCATATTATAGTTCATCAATGACACTTTAGTTCCTGATCTTGGGTGCAGTTCTACAGAGGAGAAATGGAACCGATGAAACACGATGGCTGTACAAAGCATCCCTGTCCTGTTGTACAATGTCGCAAGCAGCTGACGGCAGACACAGTAATGCTTCatttgcataaaataaaacaggcgTCACTGCTCGTTTGGCCAACGCGTGTTTAGGAGCGCTCGGTTACACCGATTGTACAGGGGTATCGTTCTTACCAGCTGGAGGGATGCTGCTGTAAAACAAGTTCAACAAATTTCAAGCTGGAAGGTCATGCTAACgtttatttgcaaaaaaaatatatgaagaTAAGATTTATATTCCTGTGAAACCTATGCTTtggtcaattaaaaaaaaaaaaaattgttttgtgttattgcaataaaacacattGCCTTCACTATTGTAAGACAACACGGCATTGCAAAGTATCGGTACTTGGTATCGGCGACAGCTATCAGTGCATCCCCAGATATATGACACGTGGAGTGGTACTGTGTAAATATGCTAAAAATGTAGTAATACTCTTTATCTCTATGGTGCATCAGGGCATTTTGGCTCACAATGGGCTCCTTTTTATAGCGGCCGCTGCAGGTTTTGCAACCATGAAGAAGGGGAAGAGTGTCagaggaggcgggggaggggggctACCTTAAATAGTGCAAAGCAAATGACGCAGATTAAAATTGAAGagaaacaaatgtttgacacATTGTGGACTTTGGCACCTGTTGCGATGGTGAAAAACAGACAATTTGACATTTACTTCATCATTTGCCAGTAGGTCACATACATACTCGATGTGCTTGTACACCAGTGTGACATTTACCAGGAATCTTTTATTAGTCATATTATCTAACGCAATACATCCATCACACAAACAGAGCTTTTCATTAGCTCCATGCAACCTGAGAGGCTCCTCGGGCACACATGGTGCACGCACTGAAGCCACAATTGCTTTTCTCTCATCATCTCTCACACGAGCACACAAAGGATGAAGAGGAGCTCTGCCGTCTGATCTCAAGTGAAATagcaacaataaaaaagaCCCTGAAAGATCAATCAGTAGACTAGATTCTATATTCACAAGTGTGTTTTGTGACATCACGGATGAGTGTTAGTGACAGCAAAGATTTACCATGAATGACAGCCTCGAATTCTCAAATGTtaattcaaatgtttaaaCATGATTGTTAGACTATGGAATGGGTAGACTCACTTAACAATAATTCCTGATGGAAAATTGGAACGAACCAGGAAGGATGTCAACTAATGTTTCCAAATGGAAAAATGCAAAGGTAAACGCGCACACACTTAGTCGTTGACATATGACACCGACGTATCGCGATGACAGTCCTACGGCTCCAAACAAAAGTTTAGGT
The sequence above is drawn from the Syngnathus acus chromosome 14, fSynAcu1.2, whole genome shotgun sequence genome and encodes:
- the shroom1 gene encoding protein Shroom1, translating into MDSYSFHFERMSNVDLHPLSMPVSRLSPAKSNSSIVEQLAHHQHGKGDSAYSSFSGGSTAPDYPPSLHFPDDLQSSSFSHYAELKYLKSICHPNQVLQSNVKTMDQLYRSMEVISQNYRNSTHIQNGNGNFHTNDKSTPRVAPRAPSLADYPSIGPPPIPARQDRFTAAKNSENNNGQHSTDPQQSRPHNHHHPLPHRVNVPQMGTAKPETSTSVISPDRRPVPAGEILQLPSYRSHVPSYEQNRTSINPAHLCITDNKALSNQQKATNFPRQLPPKGQSEHLKPRQLSSGHGCSREDLRKVDGVSGEFESPRKRAHSAYDWIGSEPARGHSPWNAGQAGFINSSIQHKGQFYFVTGVCKQSEARMRTHSASVIGCEAASECSTVLERPQPKERERCHSTMENLFIPINEVLDERDTQSLIPRGSDQENHKAAPFSKRSSRSWDSFEELDTESREIGRHTTNNPIFYCGPENISPHSTLQTKEVSSLAGNQATDQPNREEQAKRGKRQPLTDVASDRISKETTPLLYHLTEANRTTMQSKKDAEFAAKDDEACVRDASITNGRPPQADVTENDSRGVISVACNTLDESYKKYYKERLKDAQSKVLKETSFKRRDLQLASAHRSRPKPELRPPVIHAFSSSQDSETSTDTLTPSVASEETERGSIVEEVRQSPDQTNTEIENRRSANVAQPQVPSRIGGRKRLTPEQKKMCYSEPEKLHQLGAGPSHLACRSFSNESDGLFALDSECQDHVQPGEQGLVAARRKLFETRGRALSASSASRTNLKHLQHNALVAYMERKTGQKVAEPQQTGLQLPIPPRQRHSLGERPFDWGPRPSTEANHIKKKPNRPQSAGRVLDSSTSSIRHTQFFSAQANSDHPSVQSNQSRWKERQYPSPGMYASMESLLDQAEEPTIFRNRSISTPHAFQGQNIDDDQESVNSSETSSVHKRMNATPEAQQQKRVIAHRGKSMEELGASKITKMSALSKSSEQLDQEGRDVRNLSFFAEVSEAQGNQSGRKKYPAENQTDVSDLKGQTQRKNILKHNSDPVDGEDIGLKPTTGRRSLSRSHSPTSCLSSKGKRQSSGSCSPPTDKFLSSKPPIEAPSYRHSPRSQETSEREARSIVSSATQINPLCENRPSSRAVRNSSQQSVVEPDKDILPLAHEVSLSCGVTTDPSSWILPQEQDVQTPDSVFDEPAILFPPSQTSKSVSDQQMAEEKDSKTEYNESRENSVEERPTLEGETASLASPSKRPSWEELVEAVVNADQSLAPALYPLTNRKTALMLMEQLLSEDTLLMEEHYKKKQEQKGAAQSCETEPPLSPDGLTAACGEICSTDDLADKKSMLVCYIEERLRSLEEPRGELQADIQENTAHGEALEALVRERCLPLELERYNLFIGDLERVVSLLLCLSARLARVQNALSTVGQDTDAEEKQSLESRHRLLCKQREDAKDLKDNLDRRESLVSTFLSRQLSDEQVRDYRRFVQTKASLLIRRKDLEEKTKLGEEQLEALAKSL